A portion of the Hoylesella buccalis ATCC 35310 genome contains these proteins:
- a CDS encoding DUF4301 family protein has translation MTQQDLQQISQKGITEEQINQQLEDIKNGFPFLPIKAAASVEYGIVLLDEVMKKHYVELWNQYKQGDHRIVKFVPASGAASRMFKNLYAFLHADYTVPTTDFEKEFFTNLKKFAFYEELTEVCEQNEGVKAAKLIAQGQYKTVVENLLEPKGLNYGNLPKGLLLFHEYDDAPRTPMEEHLVEAALYASCHGDSYIHFTVSHQHLELFKQRVEKVVDRFTKRYKVQFHVSFSEQKPSTDTIAANMDNTPFRNEDGTLLFRPGGHGALIENLNDIDADVVFIKNIDNVVPDRLKTDTVTYKQVIGGVLIELQEKCFKCLRLLESGKFSHDELEEIIRFVQRDLMCRNEKLKHMEDEVLFPYLRGKLNRPLRVCGMVRNIGEPGGGPFIIYSKDGATSPQILESSQIDKNNEEYVKMFNEGTHFNPVDLVCALKDYQGKPFNLPDFVDKETGFISTKSKDGKELKALELPGLWNGAMSNWNTVFVEVPLSTFNPVKTVNDLLREQHQP, from the coding sequence ATGACACAACAAGATCTTCAACAAATTTCTCAAAAAGGTATTACAGAAGAACAAATCAATCAACAGTTGGAAGACATTAAAAACGGCTTCCCATTTCTTCCAATCAAGGCGGCAGCCAGTGTTGAGTATGGTATTGTTTTGCTGGACGAAGTAATGAAAAAGCATTACGTAGAATTGTGGAACCAGTACAAACAGGGCGACCATCGCATCGTAAAGTTTGTACCTGCTTCGGGTGCAGCCAGCCGTATGTTCAAAAATCTCTATGCGTTTTTGCATGCCGACTATACGGTTCCAACGACAGATTTCGAAAAAGAGTTCTTCACTAACCTCAAGAAATTTGCTTTTTATGAAGAACTCACAGAGGTATGCGAGCAAAACGAAGGTGTAAAAGCGGCTAAGCTTATCGCCCAAGGTCAATATAAAACGGTGGTGGAGAACCTTTTGGAGCCAAAAGGACTCAATTATGGCAACCTGCCCAAGGGGCTGTTGTTGTTTCATGAATATGACGATGCGCCACGTACACCCATGGAAGAACATTTGGTAGAAGCTGCTTTATATGCCAGCTGTCATGGCGACTCTTACATTCATTTCACGGTATCACACCAGCATTTGGAACTGTTCAAGCAGCGGGTTGAAAAGGTTGTTGATAGATTCACAAAGCGATACAAGGTACAATTCCATGTGTCGTTCTCCGAACAAAAGCCCAGCACCGACACCATCGCAGCGAACATGGATAATACGCCATTCAGAAATGAAGACGGAACTTTGCTCTTTAGGCCGGGAGGTCATGGTGCCTTAATCGAAAACCTCAATGACATTGATGCTGATGTTGTTTTCATTAAAAACATCGACAACGTGGTTCCTGACCGCTTGAAGACCGATACCGTTACCTACAAGCAGGTGATTGGTGGCGTGTTGATTGAGCTACAGGAAAAATGTTTCAAATGCTTGCGCCTGTTGGAAAGTGGTAAATTCTCTCATGATGAGTTGGAAGAAATCATACGATTTGTACAACGTGACCTGATGTGCCGCAATGAGAAATTGAAACACATGGAAGATGAGGTGCTCTTCCCGTATCTTCGTGGAAAGCTTAACCGCCCCTTGCGTGTGTGTGGGATGGTCAGAAATATTGGTGAACCCGGTGGAGGTCCTTTCATTATTTATAGCAAAGACGGCGCTACCAGTCCGCAAATCCTTGAGTCCAGTCAGATAGACAAGAACAATGAGGAATATGTTAAAATGTTCAATGAGGGAACCCATTTCAATCCGGTAGACCTGGTTTGTGCTTTGAAAGATTATCAGGGAAAGCCATTCAACTTGCCCGATTTCGTAGACAAGGAAACTGGTTTCATCTCTACTAAAAGTAAAGATGGTAAAGAGTTGAAAGCATTAGAGTTACCTGGATTGTGGAATGGAGCCATGAGCAATTGGAATACGGTATTCGTAGAGGTTCCATTGTCCACATTCAACCCAGTAAAAACCGTGAATGATTTGTTGAGAGAGCAACATCAACCCTAA
- a CDS encoding helix-turn-helix transcriptional regulator, which produces MKVHKMYEADDKLISIIADNYSILQSLGSFGISLGFGDKTVREVCEDEHVDTYTFLAIVNLTINGYRDTEDVERLCIPTLIKYLSASHAYYLDFQLPFIRKELESALDENDNLARLIIKIYDEYAHTIRNHMRYEEKNVFPYVNDLLNNKANESYDIETYSKHHGQTDLKLKELKNIIIKYLPSDGLRNNQLTATLYDLYNCEQWLSQHALVEDEIFTPAIRHLERQLRKNDVSVKISSMINQTPQNQEALSDREKEVVISLVQGMTNKEIAEHLCISINTVITHRRNIARKLQIHSPAGLTIYAIVTNLVDISSVNL; this is translated from the coding sequence ATGAAAGTTCATAAGATGTATGAGGCTGATGATAAGCTCATTTCTATCATCGCAGACAATTATAGCATATTGCAAAGTCTTGGGTCGTTTGGCATTAGCCTGGGTTTTGGCGATAAAACCGTTCGTGAGGTTTGTGAAGATGAGCATGTGGACACCTATACTTTTTTGGCCATCGTCAACCTCACCATTAATGGGTATCGTGACACCGAGGATGTAGAGCGATTGTGTATACCTACCTTGATCAAATACCTAAGTGCCAGCCATGCTTATTATCTTGATTTTCAACTGCCTTTTATCCGAAAAGAATTGGAGAGTGCACTCGATGAAAATGATAATCTGGCACGGCTCATCATCAAGATTTACGATGAATATGCGCACACCATTCGAAACCACATGCGCTATGAAGAGAAGAACGTGTTCCCCTACGTCAACGATTTGCTGAACAACAAGGCCAACGAGAGCTATGATATCGAAACTTATTCAAAACATCATGGTCAGACAGACCTTAAGCTGAAAGAACTCAAGAATATCATTATCAAGTATTTACCTTCTGATGGTTTGAGGAATAACCAGCTCACGGCCACCCTCTACGACCTCTACAATTGTGAACAATGGCTTTCGCAGCACGCATTGGTAGAGGATGAAATCTTCACACCGGCCATCCGTCATTTGGAGCGGCAGTTAAGGAAAAATGACGTGTCGGTTAAAATTTCATCCATGATCAATCAAACACCGCAAAACCAAGAGGCGTTAAGCGATCGGGAGAAAGAAGTGGTAATCAGTTTGGTGCAGGGTATGACGAACAAGGAGATTGCCGAGCATCTGTGCATTTCTATCAACACTGTCATCACGCATCGACGCAACATAGCCAGAAAACTGCAAATTCATTCGCCGGCGGGCCTTACCATTTATGCTATTGTCACCAACCTTGTTGACATCAGCAGTGTGAACTTATAA
- a CDS encoding phosphatase PAP2 family protein, with translation MFSIYIILLYIVLAAYKPTRKLALALAPWALFGCTYDVMRLYPNYMVNPIDIRDLYEAEKQLFGITTAAGTLTPNEFFAQHHCTVADLLAGFFYLCWVPVPIAFSLYLYLKGDRKHYLHFSTAFLFVNLVGFAGYYIHPAAPPWYVMQYGFEPLLHTSGNVAGLGRFDELIAIPVFQSLYGKNANVFAAIPSLHAAYMLVTTIYAVISQQRKAVIATFAIICMGIWWTAVYTSHHYLIDVALGIATCVVAVVVFECLLLKVPSIRNTFNGYIRRIS, from the coding sequence GTGTTCAGTATTTACATCATCTTGTTATACATCGTGTTGGCAGCCTACAAGCCCACACGCAAATTGGCCTTGGCCTTAGCCCCCTGGGCCTTGTTTGGTTGTACCTATGACGTGATGCGGCTTTACCCCAACTACATGGTCAACCCGATAGACATTCGTGACCTCTATGAGGCTGAGAAACAGCTTTTCGGCATCACGACAGCAGCCGGAACGCTCACGCCTAATGAGTTTTTCGCACAACACCACTGCACGGTAGCCGACCTCTTGGCTGGCTTTTTCTACCTCTGCTGGGTTCCTGTACCCATAGCGTTCAGTCTGTACCTTTATCTTAAGGGCGACCGCAAGCATTATCTTCACTTTTCAACAGCATTCCTTTTCGTCAACCTCGTGGGATTTGCAGGCTACTACATCCATCCCGCTGCCCCACCCTGGTATGTCATGCAATATGGTTTTGAACCCCTGCTGCACACCAGTGGAAACGTTGCCGGACTGGGCAGGTTCGATGAACTCATCGCCATTCCCGTGTTCCAGTCGCTCTATGGCAAAAACGCTAACGTGTTTGCCGCCATTCCATCACTGCATGCGGCCTACATGCTTGTAACAACCATTTATGCCGTGATAAGCCAACAGCGGAAAGCGGTCATTGCCACTTTTGCCATCATCTGCATGGGCATCTGGTGGACAGCCGTGTACACCAGTCACCACTACCTCATCGACGTTGCACTGGGAATCGCTACTTGTGTTGTAGCTGTCGTGGTTTTCGAATGCCTGTTACTCAAGGTTCCCTCCATCAGAAATACCTTTAATGGCTACATTCGTCGCATATCGTAA
- a CDS encoding CDP-alcohol phosphatidyltransferase family protein has translation MKYRDYLQKLIYTLINPIIKGMIKMGITPNMVTTIGFVGNVVAAFLFIHASQLTPISIGFSWIGWGGAILLFSGLFDMMDGRLARLGNMSTTFGAFWDSTLDRYSELFSLFGITLYLMTASGIWAGVITFLALVGSIMVSYVRARAEGLGIECKVGLMQRPERVVVTALAAIITGMTSNLWWLIGGMTLIAVLANITAFWRVAHCYKQLKDR, from the coding sequence ATGAAATATAGAGACTATTTACAAAAACTCATTTATACCCTCATCAATCCCATCATCAAGGGAATGATTAAGATGGGAATCACGCCCAACATGGTGACAACCATCGGTTTTGTCGGCAACGTCGTCGCCGCATTCCTCTTCATCCATGCCAGTCAACTCACGCCGATATCCATAGGTTTTTCATGGATTGGCTGGGGAGGAGCTATTCTCCTTTTCTCCGGTTTGTTTGACATGATGGATGGCCGATTGGCGCGTTTGGGCAACATGTCCACTACTTTTGGCGCATTCTGGGATAGCACTTTAGACCGCTACAGCGAACTCTTCTCGCTCTTCGGCATCACGCTTTACCTGATGACCGCTTCAGGAATCTGGGCAGGTGTCATTACATTCCTGGCCCTGGTAGGTTCCATCATGGTGAGTTATGTGCGGGCCCGAGCCGAAGGTCTGGGCATTGAGTGCAAGGTGGGACTGATGCAACGTCCGGAGCGTGTCGTAGTGACGGCCTTGGCCGCCATCATCACCGGCATGACCAGCAACCTGTGGTGGCTCATCGGGGGCATGACGCTCATCGCTGTTTTGGCCAACATCACTGCTTTTTGGCGCGTGGCGCATTGTTACAAACAATTGAAAGACCGATAA
- a CDS encoding GtrA family protein: MGYIKNAVITFGKAQISAWIASFVDFAVTIILAQFAELWYGYSTFIGALMGGITNCIINYKWVFHPDSINKRHVAARYMIVWAGSILLNTFGTLSLTEATGVSFIIVKAAVAIAVAVLWNYQMQRLFVFNAKLSRPLKKIINKKKTTIELPESTSSEAFILPDIEN; the protein is encoded by the coding sequence ATGGGCTATATAAAAAATGCAGTCATCACCTTCGGCAAAGCGCAGATATCGGCTTGGATAGCATCATTCGTCGACTTTGCCGTCACCATCATCTTGGCGCAATTTGCTGAATTATGGTACGGTTATTCCACCTTTATCGGCGCCCTCATGGGAGGAATCACCAACTGCATCATCAATTACAAATGGGTGTTCCATCCCGACTCTATCAATAAGCGTCACGTAGCAGCACGGTATATGATAGTGTGGGCGGGAAGCATTCTGCTCAACACCTTTGGCACCCTTTCCCTAACAGAAGCGACAGGTGTAAGTTTCATCATCGTCAAAGCGGCTGTCGCCATCGCCGTTGCCGTATTGTGGAACTACCAAATGCAACGACTGTTTGTGTTTAACGCAAAGCTAAGCCGACCTCTGAAGAAAATAATCAACAAGAAAAAAACAACGATAGAATTGCCGGAATCTACATCCTCCGAGGCGTTTATCCTACCTGACATAGAAAATTGA
- a CDS encoding phosphatidylglycerophosphatase A, with protein sequence MERPPLLAVIIGTGFGSGFWPWGPGTAGAFLATILWLAMAVTFSPTTLFFITLALIVVFTAFGTWAANELEPFWGEDPKRVVIDEMIGMWMPLLAVPIQNGWYIVASFVLFRFFDIMKPLGIRTLDRRHGGFWVMADDLLAGVYSLIIILFTQWAI encoded by the coding sequence ATGGAGCGTCCGCCGCTGTTAGCAGTTATTATTGGCACCGGTTTCGGAAGCGGATTCTGGCCATGGGGGCCAGGAACTGCAGGTGCTTTTCTGGCCACAATCCTGTGGCTGGCAATGGCGGTCACATTCAGTCCCACCACCTTATTTTTCATCACACTTGCCCTCATTGTCGTTTTTACTGCTTTCGGCACTTGGGCAGCCAACGAGTTGGAACCATTTTGGGGTGAAGATCCCAAGCGAGTGGTCATTGACGAGATGATTGGTATGTGGATGCCGCTGCTGGCTGTACCTATACAAAATGGCTGGTACATAGTAGCATCCTTCGTTCTCTTCAGATTCTTTGACATCATGAAGCCATTGGGTATTAGAACGTTGGACCGTCGTCACGGTGGTTTCTGGGTGATGGCAGACGATTTGTTGGCTGGCGTTTATAGTCTCATTATCATCCTTTTCACACAATGGGCTATATAA
- a CDS encoding DUF5686 family protein codes for MTFVCVAHAQITGVIVDEDGYAIPYASVMYKGHHVAVVSDIEGKFSIARHEGWVMTISSVGFKQQSIKVDASTKPHLNIVLKEDAKRLNEVVVKSKRGRYSRKNNPAVELMRRVIAAKKKNHLDNHPYYQYNKYQKLTLSLSDIKPEDLESGRLSKSQWMLDQIETSSYNNKLVLPVSVDETVTQHIYRKEPKSEKNIIKGHQSQGVNKILQTGEALNVIMKDVFTNVDIYDDYVRLLQYSFVSPIGRTAISFYRYYIEDTVYVNRDLCYHLQFIPNNQQDFGFRGELYVLADSTLHVKKCKLTIPKKSDVNFVEDLHVDQEYTKLDNGEWVLTKDDMWAELSLTSFLSKVLVVRNTRMSDYAFDELPNKIFKGRAKVRHEADAMVRDEDFWNRYRAVELTKGESSMDAFVHRMEQSKNFKWLLVGIKALVENYVETGSSQRKSKFDFGPINTLVSSNFVDGLRFRICGRTMAALNPHLFWNGYVAYGTRSQKTYYGSEVTYALNKKKNSPFEFPQRNLVFETAYDVMSPADKFLIHNKDNAFMAIKTQKVEQMYFYNRQKLSFIYETDWGFSVNTSVKAESNEVAGDLHFMRMSDRQEIFKIRTTELQFGLRYCPGQTFLNTKQKRVPINLDSPEFKVSHTMGLKNFLGGQYTMNFTEVGVYKRQWLGSWGYLNGYVNLGAQWDKVPFPLLIMPPVNLSYFEHPETFSMMRNMEFLTDRYAFWSLSWDMNGKLLNRIPLIKRLKWREYIAFKGMFGTLTDKNNPFLQRNQADDMLFAFPEGAYVMDKKVPYMEIVAGVHNIFKFFGVDYIHRINYNGHPNTKKNGVRFSVMMTF; via the coding sequence ATGACTTTTGTCTGTGTAGCTCATGCGCAGATTACGGGTGTGATAGTAGATGAAGATGGGTATGCCATTCCATACGCTAGCGTGATGTATAAAGGCCATCATGTTGCTGTTGTCAGCGACATAGAAGGTAAATTCAGCATTGCCCGGCATGAGGGATGGGTGATGACAATCAGTTCAGTGGGTTTTAAACAGCAGTCTATTAAGGTAGATGCCAGTACAAAGCCACATCTGAACATTGTTTTAAAGGAAGATGCCAAACGCTTGAATGAAGTGGTGGTAAAGAGTAAGCGTGGTCGCTATTCGCGCAAAAACAACCCTGCCGTGGAACTGATGCGGCGGGTGATTGCAGCCAAGAAGAAAAATCATCTGGATAATCATCCTTACTACCAGTATAACAAGTATCAAAAGCTTACGTTGTCTTTGAGTGACATCAAGCCAGAGGATTTGGAAAGTGGCAGATTGAGCAAGTCGCAGTGGATGTTGGACCAGATTGAAACCAGCAGCTATAACAATAAGTTGGTTCTCCCAGTATCTGTAGACGAAACGGTAACGCAGCACATCTACCGCAAAGAGCCGAAGTCGGAGAAAAATATCATCAAAGGGCATCAAAGTCAGGGTGTCAATAAGATTTTGCAGACAGGTGAAGCCTTGAACGTGATCATGAAAGACGTCTTTACGAACGTTGATATCTACGACGACTATGTTCGGCTGCTTCAGTATTCTTTCGTGAGCCCTATCGGGCGTACGGCCATCTCTTTTTATCGCTATTACATCGAAGACACGGTCTATGTAAATCGTGACTTGTGCTATCATCTACAGTTTATTCCCAATAACCAGCAAGACTTTGGATTCCGCGGAGAGCTGTATGTTCTGGCCGATTCGACTTTGCATGTGAAGAAATGCAAGTTGACCATACCGAAGAAAAGTGATGTCAATTTTGTCGAAGACCTGCATGTAGACCAAGAATACACCAAGCTCGATAACGGTGAGTGGGTGCTGACCAAGGATGATATGTGGGCTGAATTGTCACTAACGAGTTTTCTTTCCAAAGTACTGGTTGTGCGTAATACCCGCATGAGCGACTATGCTTTTGACGAATTGCCCAACAAGATATTCAAGGGCAGGGCCAAAGTGCGGCATGAAGCCGATGCCATGGTTCGGGATGAGGATTTCTGGAATCGATATCGTGCGGTGGAATTGACGAAGGGTGAATCGTCTATGGATGCTTTCGTGCATCGTATGGAACAATCGAAAAACTTCAAGTGGTTGTTGGTGGGCATCAAAGCACTTGTTGAAAATTATGTGGAGACAGGCAGCAGCCAACGCAAGAGCAAGTTCGACTTCGGCCCTATCAATACGCTTGTATCGAGCAACTTTGTGGATGGTTTGCGCTTCCGGATCTGCGGTAGAACGATGGCTGCACTCAATCCGCATCTGTTCTGGAATGGCTATGTGGCATACGGAACACGGTCGCAGAAAACCTATTACGGTTCAGAGGTGACCTATGCCTTGAACAAAAAGAAGAACTCGCCGTTTGAGTTTCCACAACGTAATCTGGTCTTTGAGACCGCTTATGACGTGATGTCGCCAGCCGATAAGTTTTTGATACACAATAAAGACAATGCCTTTATGGCCATTAAGACGCAGAAGGTAGAACAGATGTATTTCTACAACCGCCAGAAACTATCGTTTATTTATGAAACAGATTGGGGATTCAGTGTTAACACCTCTGTCAAAGCCGAGAGCAATGAGGTGGCAGGTGACTTGCACTTCATGCGCATGAGTGATCGTCAAGAGATTTTCAAGATAAGAACCACTGAGTTACAATTTGGCTTGCGCTATTGCCCTGGACAGACTTTCTTGAACACCAAACAGAAAAGAGTACCCATCAACTTGGATAGTCCTGAGTTCAAAGTAAGCCATACCATGGGATTGAAAAACTTCCTGGGTGGACAATATACGATGAATTTTACGGAAGTTGGGGTTTACAAGCGGCAATGGCTGGGCAGTTGGGGTTATCTGAATGGATATGTAAACCTGGGCGCACAGTGGGACAAGGTGCCGTTCCCTTTGTTGATCATGCCACCAGTGAATCTTTCCTACTTTGAACACCCAGAGACATTCTCCATGATGCGCAACATGGAATTTCTGACAGACCGCTATGCGTTCTGGTCTTTGTCATGGGACATGAATGGTAAGCTGCTGAATCGTATTCCTCTCATCAAGCGATTGAAGTGGCGTGAATATATAGCTTTTAAAGGCATGTTTGGCACTCTGACAGACAAAAATAATCCCTTTTTGCAGCGCAATCAGGCCGATGACATGCTGTTTGCCTTCCCGGAAGGAGCATACGTTATGGACAAGAAAGTGCCCTATATGGAGATTGTGGCAGGTGTTCACAACATTTTCAAATTCTTTGGGGTAGACTACATCCATCGTATCAATTACAACGGACATCCCAATACTAAAAAGAACGGAGTGAGGTTCAGCGTCATGATGACCTTCTAA
- a CDS encoding PaaI family thioesterase: protein MRKIKNPWIGVEKYNCYGCCPDNEMGLKMEFYEDGDDIISFWNPQTHGQGWVGTIHGGILSTLIDEIAGWVVIRKLQTTGMTSKLEVRYKQPVATTEPQLTIRAHIRERRRNLVFIDATIENGQGELCVVGSAVYSVFDEKRAKEMGFRGCELEDEQLLSM from the coding sequence ATGAGAAAAATTAAGAATCCCTGGATAGGAGTGGAGAAGTACAACTGCTATGGTTGTTGCCCAGACAATGAGATGGGGTTGAAGATGGAGTTTTATGAGGATGGCGACGACATCATCTCCTTTTGGAATCCACAAACACATGGACAAGGGTGGGTAGGAACCATCCATGGGGGCATTCTTAGCACGCTCATCGACGAGATAGCGGGGTGGGTGGTCATCCGAAAACTACAAACCACTGGCATGACCAGCAAGTTGGAAGTGCGCTATAAACAGCCGGTTGCCACGACAGAACCTCAATTAACCATACGTGCCCACATACGAGAGCGTCGGCGCAACCTGGTATTCATTGATGCAACCATCGAGAATGGGCAGGGTGAACTATGTGTTGTAGGGTCGGCCGTTTATTCTGTATTCGATGAAAAACGAGCCAAAGAAATGGGCTTCCGTGGTTGTGAATTGGAAGACGAACAACTGCTCTCCATGTAA
- the gyrA gene encoding DNA gyrase subunit A: MDENQTIDHDRIMKINIEEEMKSSYIDYSMSVIVARALPDVRDGFKPVHRRILYGMLGISNTSDKPYKKCARVVGEVLGKYHPHGDSSVYGALVRLAQDWNMRYTLVDGQGNFGSVDGDSAAAMRYTECRLSKMGEHVMDDLDKDTVDMASNFDDTLQEPTVMPTRIPNLLVNGGNGIAVGMATNMPTHNLREVIEGCCAYIDNPDIKLDELMKHIQAPDFPTGAYIYGLQGVKDAYETGRGRIIIRAKAEIESDESHDKIVVTEIPYGVNKQQLIEYIAALVKEGKLDGISNVNDESGRQGMRIVIDIKRDANANVILNKLFKMTALQSSFSVNNIALVKGRPRLLSLKECVKYFVEHRHDVTIRRTKFELKKAQERAHILEGLIIACDNIDEVVHIIRGSKTPSEAQTNLEKRFDLDNLQSKAIVDMRLSQLTGLRMDQLHAEYDELEKLIAYLENILSDPELCKKVMKDELNEVKEKYGDDRRTKIIPDEHEFNAEDFYPNDPVVITVSHLGYIKRTPLSDFREQARGGVGSKGATHRDQDFTEFIYPATMHQTMLFFTKKGRCYWLKCYNIPEGAKDSKGRAIQNLLNIDSDDAINAILRLRGLNDEEFINSHYVVFATKNGTVKKTSLEAYSRPRTNGVIAINIAEGDEVVDVRLTNGENELIMANRNGRAVRFDENTVRTMGRTATGVRGMRLDDGDDAVVGMIVVNDPVNETVMVVSENGYGKRSLVEDYRKTNRGGKGVKTLSITDKTGRLVAIKNVTDDNDLMIINKSGITIRLAVAECRVMGRATQGVRLINLSKKNDVIASVCKTMSSELEASLEEDNKEELDQPDREGEDTMNSGSDKTTAEEAPLVDFDDELEPNE; this comes from the coding sequence ATGGACGAAAATCAGACAATTGATCATGACAGGATCATGAAGATTAACATTGAGGAAGAAATGAAGTCGTCATACATCGATTATTCGATGTCTGTGATTGTGGCTCGTGCCCTTCCTGATGTACGTGATGGATTCAAACCTGTGCACCGTCGTATCTTATACGGTATGCTGGGTATTAGCAATACAAGTGACAAGCCATATAAGAAATGTGCTCGTGTAGTAGGTGAGGTGCTTGGTAAGTACCATCCTCATGGTGACAGTTCTGTGTATGGTGCCTTGGTACGTTTGGCACAAGATTGGAACATGCGCTACACGCTTGTAGACGGGCAAGGTAACTTTGGTAGTGTTGACGGTGACTCTGCTGCTGCCATGCGTTATACCGAATGTAGATTGTCAAAGATGGGTGAGCATGTCATGGACGACCTGGATAAGGATACCGTGGACATGGCCAGCAACTTTGACGACACTTTACAGGAGCCAACGGTTATGCCGACCAGGATACCAAACCTGCTTGTAAACGGTGGAAATGGTATTGCGGTGGGTATGGCGACAAACATGCCAACTCATAATCTTCGTGAAGTGATAGAAGGTTGTTGCGCATATATTGACAACCCTGACATCAAGCTGGACGAACTGATGAAGCACATCCAGGCTCCTGATTTCCCGACTGGGGCTTATATCTATGGCCTGCAGGGCGTGAAAGATGCCTACGAAACTGGTCGTGGTCGTATCATCATCAGAGCAAAAGCCGAGATTGAAAGTGATGAGAGCCACGATAAGATTGTTGTCACAGAAATTCCATACGGCGTTAACAAACAGCAGCTCATTGAATACATAGCAGCTCTTGTGAAAGAAGGTAAGCTGGACGGTATCTCAAACGTTAACGATGAATCGGGTCGGCAGGGAATGCGTATTGTTATTGACATCAAGCGGGATGCCAATGCCAATGTCATTTTAAACAAATTGTTTAAGATGACGGCTTTGCAAAGTTCGTTCTCAGTCAATAACATCGCCCTGGTGAAAGGTCGTCCACGCCTGTTGAGCTTGAAAGAATGTGTGAAGTACTTTGTTGAGCATCGCCATGATGTAACCATCCGCAGGACCAAGTTTGAGTTGAAGAAAGCACAAGAACGCGCCCATATCTTGGAAGGCTTGATTATTGCATGCGACAACATTGACGAAGTGGTTCACATCATCCGTGGAAGTAAGACGCCTTCGGAAGCTCAAACTAATTTGGAAAAGCGGTTTGACCTGGATAATCTGCAGAGTAAGGCCATTGTTGACATGCGTCTGTCTCAGTTGACAGGACTTCGCATGGATCAGTTGCATGCTGAATATGATGAGTTGGAAAAACTCATCGCTTATCTGGAAAACATTCTTTCTGATCCCGAACTTTGTAAGAAGGTGATGAAGGATGAGCTGAACGAGGTAAAGGAGAAATACGGTGATGACCGCCGCACAAAGATTATTCCTGATGAACATGAGTTCAATGCCGAGGATTTCTATCCAAATGATCCTGTTGTTATTACCGTGAGTCATCTTGGGTATATCAAGCGAACGCCATTGTCTGACTTCCGTGAACAAGCACGGGGTGGTGTTGGATCTAAGGGTGCCACACATCGTGATCAAGACTTTACGGAGTTTATCTATCCCGCTACCATGCACCAAACCATGTTGTTCTTCACCAAGAAGGGACGATGCTATTGGCTCAAGTGCTATAACATACCAGAGGGAGCCAAGGATTCTAAGGGTCGTGCCATCCAGAATTTGCTCAACATCGACAGTGACGATGCCATCAATGCAATTTTACGTTTGCGTGGCTTGAATGATGAAGAGTTCATCAATTCTCACTATGTCGTCTTTGCAACCAAGAACGGTACCGTGAAGAAAACAAGCCTTGAGGCTTATTCTCGTCCACGAACCAATGGTGTTATCGCCATCAACATTGCAGAAGGCGACGAAGTGGTTGATGTGAGATTGACCAATGGTGAAAACGAACTCATCATGGCTAACCGCAATGGTAGGGCAGTGCGTTTCGATGAAAACACCGTTCGTACCATGGGACGCACCGCAACAGGTGTGCGCGGTATGCGACTGGATGATGGTGACGACGCTGTAGTTGGCATGATTGTTGTGAATGATCCTGTAAACGAGACGGTCATGGTTGTCAGTGAAAACGGTTATGGCAAGCGCTCTTTGGTAGAGGATTACAGAAAGACCAATCGTGGCGGTAAAGGTGTCAAGACACTGAGTATTACTGATAAGACAGGACGTCTGGTTGCGATTAAGAACGTAACCGATGACAACGATCTGATGATTATCAATAAGAGTGGTATCACCATTAGATTGGCTGTTGCAGAATGTCGTGTGATGGGACGTGCTACACAAGGTGTACGATTGATTAATCTGTCAAAGAAGAATGATGTCATCGCCAGTGTTTGCAAGACCATGAGCTCAGAACTGGAAGCATCCTTGGAAGAGGATAATAAAGAGGAATTGGATCAGCCCGATAGAGAGGGAGAGGATACCATGAACTCTGGGTCAGACAAGACAACTGCTGAAGAGGCTCCATTGGTAGATTTTGATGATGAGTTGGAGCCTAACGAATAA